From the genome of Methanobacterium formicicum, one region includes:
- a CDS encoding IMP cyclohydrolase, with protein MYLGRILAVGSNETGNFVAYRVSSRSFPNRITRTFPDRVAVVPKEGHEKDVFVSPYIAYNCIRLVDDVAVVSNGSHTDVIAEKIASGMSIRDSLALSLMTMDYEKDDFNTPRIAGAVTMDGEAYIGIVTHEKVQVEKVPAGEASYISTYEHIEPHKVEFTASNVAEAAQYIMDQGKFKDFTNPVTSAAAFGKENWKLESI; from the coding sequence ATGTATCTAGGAAGAATATTAGCAGTTGGAAGTAATGAAACCGGTAACTTTGTGGCCTACAGGGTGTCCAGCCGTTCTTTTCCCAACCGGATCACCCGGACTTTTCCGGACAGGGTAGCGGTGGTTCCAAAGGAAGGCCATGAGAAGGATGTCTTTGTAAGCCCCTACATAGCCTACAATTGCATACGTCTGGTGGATGATGTGGCTGTGGTTTCCAATGGTTCCCACACTGATGTTATTGCTGAGAAAATCGCATCAGGTATGAGTATCCGGGATTCTCTGGCCCTTTCCCTTATGACCATGGACTACGAGAAGGATGACTTCAACACCCCCCGTATTGCCGGGGCAGTCACCATGGACGGAGAAGCATACATCGGTATTGTTACCCACGAAAAGGTACAGGTGGAAAAGGTTCCTGCAGGTGAAGCAAGTTACATATCCACCTACGAACACATCGAACCCCATAAAGTGGAATTTACTGCAAGTAACGTGGCGGAAGCTGCTCAATACATAATGGACCAGGGTAAATTCAAAGATTTCACCAATCCCGTCACTTCTGCTGCTGCTTTTGGTAAAGAAAACTGGAAACTGGAATCAATTTAA
- a CDS encoding coenzyme F420-0:L-glutamate ligase encodes MEIKIIGLEGIPLIKKGDDLSQLILKAMETQGIQFFEGDILVIAETAIAKSEGNVINLKDIKPSPKALDMANITGKDADLVEAILQESVEVVEVGPDFIITETKHGFVCANAGIDESNVDQGLAKPIPTDPDSSAHKIRKPLENETGKNIAVIISDTQGRAFREGAIGTAIGISGMLPVWDRAGELDLYGRKLKTTSIAVADELSSAASLVMGQADEGIPVVILRGVSYFQKLRSEFATIKSLIRPKKYDVFRK; translated from the coding sequence ATGGAGATTAAAATTATAGGACTCGAAGGTATTCCCCTCATTAAAAAGGGAGATGATCTCTCCCAACTCATTTTAAAGGCCATGGAGACACAGGGCATTCAATTCTTTGAAGGGGATATCCTAGTTATTGCCGAAACTGCCATTGCCAAATCTGAAGGTAATGTAATAAACCTAAAGGATATAAAACCCAGCCCAAAGGCCTTAGACATGGCTAATATTACAGGTAAAGACGCAGACCTGGTGGAGGCCATACTCCAGGAATCGGTAGAGGTGGTGGAGGTTGGACCGGACTTCATTATCACTGAAACCAAACACGGTTTTGTGTGCGCCAATGCCGGTATTGATGAATCAAATGTGGATCAAGGTCTGGCCAAACCAATACCCACCGATCCAGATTCCAGTGCCCATAAAATAAGGAAACCCCTGGAGAATGAAACTGGGAAGAATATTGCAGTTATAATCTCCGATACACAGGGGCGAGCCTTCCGTGAAGGGGCTATTGGAACGGCCATCGGGATTTCAGGCATGTTACCAGTTTGGGACCGTGCTGGTGAGCTGGACTTATACGGACGAAAACTTAAAACCACCAGTATAGCTGTGGCTGATGAATTATCCTCTGCAGCTTCTCTGGTAATGGGTCAAGCCGATGAGGGAATACCCGTTGTTATCTTACGGGGTGTTAGTTACTTCCAGAAGCTCAGAAGTGAATTTGCCACCATCAAATCTTTAATAAGGCCAAAGAAATACGATGTTTTCAGAAAATGA
- the cofD gene encoding 2-phospho-L-lactate transferase: MISVLSGGTGTPKLLQGMVKLMNPEDITVIVNTLENDYFSGVYVAPDVDTVLYTLAGIINEDTWYGVKGDSFITHDRLKEIGCPETLRIGDRDRAMKIQKTLLMKEHSLSEAVDIQRKELGIKSPVIPMSNQQSQITITTDQGAMGFHQFLVENQGTPRVLDVSCQKVDPAPGLIESIEDSDMVVIGPSNPITSIGPIISAKRVKKALKKTYVVGVSPIVGDKPVSGPAAKFMQAKGHEVSVRGVASMYHDFMDRIIIDQVDANHQEEIEKLILDVMITETIMTNMEDKINLARCTLGENV, translated from the coding sequence ATGATAAGCGTCCTTTCTGGTGGAACCGGCACCCCCAAACTCCTGCAGGGGATGGTAAAACTGATGAACCCCGAAGATATTACGGTAATCGTGAATACCCTGGAAAATGACTATTTTTCCGGAGTTTACGTGGCCCCGGATGTGGATACCGTACTCTACACCCTGGCGGGGATCATCAATGAGGATACCTGGTACGGGGTGAAGGGTGATAGTTTTATAACCCATGATCGGTTAAAGGAGATCGGGTGTCCGGAAACCCTCCGCATCGGGGATCGTGACCGGGCCATGAAGATCCAAAAAACCCTGTTAATGAAAGAACACTCTCTCTCTGAGGCTGTGGATATTCAGAGAAAGGAACTGGGAATTAAATCACCAGTAATTCCCATGAGTAACCAGCAATCTCAGATCACCATAACTACTGACCAGGGAGCAATGGGATTTCACCAGTTCCTGGTGGAAAATCAGGGAACCCCCCGGGTACTTGATGTGAGTTGCCAAAAGGTGGATCCTGCCCCTGGTTTAATTGAATCCATCGAAGACTCAGATATGGTGGTTATTGGACCATCAAACCCCATAACCTCCATCGGGCCGATAATTTCTGCTAAAAGAGTTAAAAAGGCACTTAAAAAAACTTATGTTGTGGGTGTATCCCCTATAGTGGGTGATAAACCAGTTAGTGGACCGGCAGCTAAGTTCATGCAGGCCAAAGGTCATGAAGTTTCCGTCCGGGGAGTGGCCAGCATGTATCATGATTTTATGGATCGGATCATTATTGACCAGGTGGATGCCAATCACCAGGAAGAAATAGAAAAACTAATATTAGATGTTATGATAACAGAGACCATCATGACCAATATGGAAGATAAAATTAATTTAGCCAGATGTACTTTGGGTGAAAATGTATGA
- a CDS encoding GTP cyclohydrolase III, whose protein sequence is MIQMTLIQIDNYGPWTVTPTPRAEADLQILQAELYADLQRQFAVKGGLVFFTRFDNMLAVTNGVDMDHHLRIQKSINNRYPITVSMGVGTAETPYEAQRSATSALQKYGGAQSEERSEILAIEGLVKPDDSFVQIAHIDINGITDSLTDIIPAYDTSFIVNRVQHFLMKKLIEKGSLLFFIGGDNFMSPCNGMNPEGLLTIIEEIEEETNIALKAGVGKGPNAEKAANLADLALEEIRGGCTYNLVHVMKE, encoded by the coding sequence ATGATACAAATGACTTTAATTCAAATTGACAACTACGGACCATGGACAGTTACCCCCACACCAAGGGCCGAAGCAGACCTGCAGATCCTGCAGGCAGAGTTATACGCCGACCTTCAAAGGCAATTCGCAGTCAAAGGGGGATTGGTCTTCTTCACCCGCTTTGATAACATGCTGGCGGTCACCAACGGCGTGGATATGGACCACCACCTGCGTATACAGAAGTCCATCAACAACCGTTACCCTATAACCGTGAGTATGGGCGTGGGAACTGCTGAAACTCCCTATGAAGCACAGCGAAGCGCCACCAGTGCACTTCAAAAATATGGGGGAGCACAATCCGAGGAACGGAGCGAAATACTGGCCATTGAAGGCCTAGTGAAACCAGATGACAGCTTTGTGCAGATTGCCCATATTGATATAAACGGAATCACTGATTCGCTTACAGATATTATTCCTGCATACGACACTTCTTTTATAGTTAACCGGGTACAACATTTCTTAATGAAAAAATTAATTGAGAAAGGTTCGTTACTGTTTTTCATTGGTGGGGATAACTTCATGTCTCCCTGTAATGGTATGAACCCGGAAGGACTGCTTACCATTATCGAAGAAATAGAAGAAGAAACTAATATCGCCCTTAAAGCCGGTGTTGGAAAGGGACCTAACGCAGAAAAAGCAGCTAACCTTGCTGATCTGGCCCTGGAAGAAATCAGAGGCGGTTGTACCTACAATCTAGTTCACGTTATGAAGGAATAA
- a CDS encoding MJ0144 family RNA dihydrouridine synthase-like protein: MAGITDGAFCRHMTTLGFDMVTLGGYNADSATISAGQSILSRGRPEFDLKPGELISHLEKQSLMVKDQDRWNGMLSVNLRATTPEPIIAVSQLKNVDVVEINAHCRQPEITNLGCGQALMENIPHLEKFTREVVQKSKSEVSVKIRANVPGVDILEVSRVIDRAGADFLHVDAMYPGLDTADYDTVQSICQETNLFVIGNNSIRDIESARKMLASGADGISIARAAIKGTLSFDLSQI; this comes from the coding sequence ATGGCCGGCATCACGGATGGTGCTTTTTGCCGACATATGACAACCCTTGGATTTGACATGGTAACCCTGGGAGGTTATAATGCAGATTCAGCCACCATTAGTGCAGGCCAAAGTATACTATCTCGTGGGAGGCCAGAGTTTGACCTGAAACCCGGCGAATTAATTTCTCATCTGGAAAAACAATCCCTGATGGTTAAAGATCAGGACAGGTGGAACGGTATGTTATCGGTTAATCTTCGTGCTACTACTCCTGAACCCATTATTGCAGTTTCTCAGCTTAAGAATGTGGATGTGGTGGAGATCAATGCCCACTGTCGGCAGCCGGAGATAACCAACCTGGGATGTGGCCAGGCACTTATGGAGAATATTCCCCACCTGGAAAAATTCACCAGAGAAGTGGTGCAAAAATCAAAAAGTGAAGTATCGGTTAAGATACGGGCTAATGTACCGGGTGTGGATATCCTCGAAGTTTCACGGGTCATAGACCGTGCTGGGGCAGATTTTCTCCATGTAGATGCAATGTATCCTGGTTTGGACACTGCTGATTATGATACAGTCCAATCTATTTGTCAGGAAACTAATTTGTTCGTTATTGGTAACAATTCCATTAGGGATATTGAATCTGCCAGGAAAATGTTGGCTTCAGGTGCCGATGGAATATCAATTGCCCGGGCTGCCATTAAGGGAACACTATCCTTTGATCTGTCCCAAATATAG
- the atwA gene encoding methyl coenzyme M reductase system, component A2, with the protein MSFIRLENVTKTFDGVEILKNLNITIEEGSVLGILGRSGSGKSVLINMLRGMKDYRPTTGRIIYNVAVCPQCLRVEPPSMVGKVCQCGVTFEAHEIDFWDTDRKHFAAIKRRISIMLQRTFALYEDDTVIDNVIKSITGRDEEESTYMAIDLLDMAQMTHRITHIARDLSGGEKQRVVLARQIAKEPMLFLADEPTGTLDPQTAELIHQALIEGVKEKGTTMVITSHWPEVMRQLSDHVIWLEKGEIVEEGNPETVVQSFLDQVPLPEKKTEFKTGGPIIKMEGVKKHYYSIDRGVVKAVDGIDLVIDEGEIFGVVGLSGAGKTTLSRILYGLTDPSGGQIMVKLGDNWIDMTEKGIFGRGRVKPYLGILHQEYSLYPHRNVLGNLTEAISLELPAEFAKMKALYVLNAVGFDEEYAEKIITKYPDELSGGERHRVALAQVLIKEPNIVILDEPTGTMDPMTRVQVTDSIRKARDELKQTFVIISHDMDFVLDVCDRAALMRGGKILKTGLPADIVEDLTPSEKKKMLKEE; encoded by the coding sequence ATGTCTTTTATACGATTGGAAAACGTCACCAAAACCTTTGATGGTGTGGAAATCCTGAAAAACCTGAACATAACCATAGAAGAAGGTTCAGTTCTGGGTATTCTGGGAAGAAGCGGTTCTGGAAAATCCGTCCTTATCAATATGTTAAGGGGGATGAAGGACTATCGCCCTACCACAGGTCGAATCATTTACAATGTAGCTGTTTGCCCACAGTGTCTAAGAGTAGAACCTCCTTCCATGGTTGGGAAAGTTTGCCAGTGCGGAGTTACCTTTGAAGCCCATGAAATTGATTTCTGGGATACTGACCGTAAACATTTCGCTGCAATCAAACGCCGTATCTCCATTATGTTACAAAGGACATTTGCTCTTTACGAAGATGACACGGTAATTGATAACGTTATAAAATCAATCACCGGGCGTGATGAAGAAGAGAGTACCTACATGGCCATAGATCTCCTGGACATGGCTCAGATGACCCATCGGATCACTCATATAGCACGTGATCTCTCTGGTGGGGAAAAACAGAGAGTTGTTCTGGCTAGACAAATTGCTAAAGAACCAATGCTCTTTTTAGCAGACGAACCAACCGGTACACTTGACCCTCAAACTGCGGAATTAATCCACCAAGCCCTGATTGAAGGTGTGAAGGAAAAGGGAACCACCATGGTCATCACCTCTCACTGGCCAGAAGTTATGCGCCAGTTATCGGATCATGTGATCTGGCTGGAGAAGGGAGAAATTGTGGAAGAAGGGAACCCCGAAACTGTAGTGCAGAGCTTCCTGGACCAGGTCCCCCTACCGGAGAAGAAAACTGAATTTAAAACCGGTGGCCCCATCATAAAAATGGAAGGAGTCAAAAAACATTACTACTCCATTGATCGAGGAGTGGTTAAGGCCGTAGATGGCATAGACCTGGTTATTGATGAAGGAGAAATATTCGGAGTGGTTGGACTCTCCGGAGCCGGTAAGACCACCCTTTCCCGTATTCTCTATGGCCTCACCGACCCCAGTGGTGGGCAGATCATGGTTAAATTAGGGGATAACTGGATAGATATGACTGAAAAGGGTATATTCGGTCGGGGCAGGGTTAAACCCTACCTGGGAATATTACACCAGGAATACAGCCTTTATCCCCACAGAAATGTTCTGGGAAACTTAACTGAAGCAATAAGCCTGGAATTACCCGCAGAATTTGCTAAAATGAAAGCACTTTACGTGCTGAATGCTGTGGGATTTGATGAAGAATATGCTGAAAAAATAATCACCAAATATCCGGATGAACTGAGTGGAGGAGAAAGACACCGGGTGGCACTGGCCCAGGTTCTCATTAAAGAACCTAACATCGTCATCCTTGATGAACCAACCGGTACCATGGACCCCATGACCCGGGTGCAGGTTACTGATTCCATCCGGAAGGCCCGAGATGAATTGAAACAGACCTTTGTTATTATAAGCCACGACATGGACTTTGTACTTGATGTCTGTGACCGGGCCGCCCTCATGAGAGGAGGAAAAATCCTTAAAACCGGTTTACCCGCTGATATTGTGGAAGATTTAACCCCTTCAGAGAAGAAAAAAATGTTAAAGGAGGAATAA
- a CDS encoding methanogenesis marker 9 domain-containing protein codes for MAWEDSPSHVCRGGDKRALTFCCPPVKPCPIVFALEEAGMTPQEYVEIKEKFGEKTRLGEGEGTCFGSLVWCCKPSKPCPLRDMVLRRIGMSSEEYMDLKHQLSQELVGHEPTDNEESIKALADTFDVSREEASQVLSECGNDLKTAIKVLRMKNLEI; via the coding sequence ATGGCTTGGGAAGATTCACCATCACATGTATGCCGAGGGGGAGATAAGAGAGCTTTGACTTTTTGTTGTCCGCCTGTTAAACCTTGTCCTATTGTATTCGCTCTTGAAGAGGCAGGAATGACGCCTCAAGAGTACGTGGAGATTAAAGAGAAATTTGGAGAAAAAACTCGTCTGGGTGAGGGCGAAGGAACCTGTTTTGGATCCCTGGTGTGGTGCTGCAAACCATCCAAACCATGCCCCCTGAGGGATATGGTGCTGCGCAGAATTGGTATGAGCAGTGAAGAGTACATGGATTTAAAACACCAGTTATCACAGGAACTGGTGGGTCATGAACCTACCGACAACGAGGAGAGCATTAAAGCACTGGCCGACACATTCGATGTCTCCCGAGAGGAGGCTTCACAGGTTCTCTCGGAATGTGGTAACGACCTGAAAACTGCAATTAAGGTTCTCCGGATGAAAAATCTGGAAATCTAA
- a CDS encoding precorrin-2 dehydrogenase/sirohydrochlorin ferrochelatase family protein — MGWTPLYLKMPDKNVLVVGAGEVGQRRALRFLDAGANVVISGGKIPPQLIKLGATHKPRAELPQWIDWADLVVVASGDHQLNQKVAQLAEDKLVNRADCPEEGNLIVPSSFFIKDVQFSIFTQGKSPLMAKELRKRIQAVVSEEDILQLELQHFTRELLKEKVPDQKKRRDYLYQILNDKKVNEFLDRGKLEEAKNYIVHFIQTPRDLD, encoded by the coding sequence ATGGGATGGACTCCCCTCTACCTAAAGATGCCGGATAAAAATGTCCTGGTGGTAGGAGCCGGGGAAGTCGGCCAGCGAAGAGCGCTTCGTTTTCTGGATGCCGGGGCTAATGTAGTGATAAGCGGAGGTAAAATTCCTCCCCAACTGATAAAATTAGGAGCCACCCACAAACCTCGTGCTGAACTTCCACAGTGGATAGATTGGGCAGATTTAGTGGTAGTAGCCAGTGGAGATCACCAATTGAACCAAAAAGTGGCCCAGTTAGCTGAAGATAAACTTGTAAATCGTGCTGACTGCCCGGAAGAGGGAAACCTCATTGTTCCCTCCTCATTTTTTATTAAAGATGTACAGTTTTCCATTTTCACCCAGGGTAAAAGCCCACTTATGGCCAAAGAACTGCGAAAACGCATCCAGGCCGTGGTGAGTGAAGAAGATATCCTTCAACTGGAATTACAGCATTTCACCCGTGAGTTATTGAAGGAAAAGGTGCCGGATCAAAAGAAGCGTCGTGATTATTTATACCAAATCTTAAATGATAAAAAGGTTAATGAATTTTTAGATAGGGGAAAATTGGAAGAGGCCAAAAATTACATTGTCCATTTTATCCAGACCCCTCGTGACCTAGATTAA
- the hemA gene encoding glutamyl-tRNA reductase: protein MILNIRIDHKTADINKIEESTTTMEDIFAKIQKEHQVQEFIQLKTCNRAEIYLVMDEAPLDYHWNGLVVEKDEKALEHVLKLSCGLESMIIGEDQILGQLKDAYKVSVKTDCCGQVLSTVFTKAIHVGQSVRKKTRINQGSVSIGSAAVNLAESVLGNLKCKKVLVIGAGKMGTLVAKALVEKHLQAIVVANRTYDRAVCLAKELGGSAIHFDSLSQAMSDADVVISATGAPHNILTQEKVSEAVPPEHLQTMVMIDIANPRDIEEEVAQLGVKLYNIDDLRGIADKNKKIRETEAKEAEKIIADELELLEKSLRHLEVEPVIAQIRAQAETIRMRETQKAFRKLGDMNGKEKVVDDLTKVVVDRVFLDIIHNLKEAAENNNKDVLNTAKYIFKNKN, encoded by the coding sequence GTGATTCTTAACATCCGAATTGACCACAAAACCGCGGATATCAATAAAATTGAAGAGTCCACCACTACCATGGAGGACATATTCGCGAAAATACAGAAAGAACATCAAGTGCAGGAATTCATCCAGTTGAAAACCTGCAACCGTGCAGAAATCTATTTGGTCATGGATGAAGCTCCCCTGGACTATCACTGGAACGGCCTGGTAGTTGAAAAGGATGAAAAAGCCCTTGAACATGTTTTAAAACTTTCATGCGGATTAGAATCCATGATCATTGGCGAAGACCAAATATTAGGTCAGTTAAAGGATGCTTACAAAGTTAGTGTTAAAACTGATTGTTGTGGTCAGGTACTGAGTACTGTTTTTACCAAAGCCATACACGTAGGACAATCTGTACGTAAAAAAACACGGATAAATCAGGGTTCAGTTTCAATAGGCTCTGCTGCAGTGAATTTAGCAGAATCCGTCCTTGGAAACCTTAAATGTAAAAAAGTGCTGGTTATTGGGGCCGGTAAAATGGGAACACTGGTAGCCAAAGCACTGGTAGAGAAACATCTCCAGGCGATTGTGGTGGCCAACCGCACCTATGACAGGGCAGTCTGCCTAGCCAAGGAGCTGGGAGGAAGTGCCATCCATTTTGACAGTTTATCCCAAGCAATGTCCGATGCCGATGTGGTTATCAGTGCCACCGGAGCACCACACAACATTCTCACCCAGGAAAAGGTGAGTGAGGCGGTACCCCCTGAACATCTCCAGACCATGGTGATGATTGACATTGCCAATCCCCGGGATATTGAAGAGGAAGTTGCCCAGCTAGGGGTTAAACTATATAACATTGATGATTTAAGAGGCATAGCCGATAAAAACAAAAAAATAAGGGAAACCGAAGCAAAAGAAGCCGAAAAAATCATTGCCGATGAATTAGAACTCCTGGAAAAATCACTGCGACACCTGGAAGTGGAACCAGTCATCGCTCAGATAAGGGCTCAGGCTGAGACCATCAGAATGCGGGAAACCCAGAAGGCCTTCCGCAAGCTGGGAGACATGAATGGTAAGGAAAAGGTGGTTGATGACCTTACCAAGGTGGTGGTAGACCGCGTGTTTTTAGACATCATCCATAACCTAAAAGAAGCCGCCGAAAATAATAATAAAGATGTTCTAAACACGGCCAAGTATATTTTCAAGAATAAAAACTGA
- a CDS encoding DUF4013 domain-containing protein yields the protein MGKVLVANRNLKIILKDAASYALSDWRNFLILGLILLLADHAMDLYSASTGNSVLDILILASIVGVVILLSFIEIGYGFRIVEETVEGSTRPPSFHHPLNLFVHGIKESLILIVYFMLPFLLVVLGLSELGDLLDFDSQWGMALLILGMLVFLVCFNILMQGAILTMAHHRGSLRWGFNMPQVFKKIRMVGLRNMFMVTIITGVVLYLIRQILFDALHEIPYLGSTVGELIGTVLIAPFLLIVTTRLLGLIDVQG from the coding sequence ATGGGGAAAGTCTTGGTTGCCAATAGAAACTTAAAAATTATTTTAAAGGATGCTGCAAGTTATGCACTTTCGGACTGGCGCAATTTTTTGATACTGGGGTTAATACTGCTTTTAGCGGACCATGCTATGGATTTGTATTCAGCTTCCACCGGTAACAGTGTACTGGATATTTTAATACTTGCATCCATTGTGGGAGTTGTCATCTTATTGTCCTTTATTGAAATAGGATATGGTTTCCGTATAGTAGAGGAAACAGTTGAAGGATCAACCCGCCCGCCTAGTTTCCATCATCCCTTAAATCTTTTTGTCCATGGAATAAAAGAGAGTCTGATTCTCATTGTTTATTTTATGTTGCCTTTCTTATTAGTGGTTCTTGGGCTTTCTGAATTAGGAGACCTTTTAGACTTTGATTCACAGTGGGGAATGGCCCTGCTGATCCTGGGGATGCTGGTTTTCTTAGTCTGTTTCAACATCCTAATGCAGGGAGCGATTTTGACCATGGCCCATCATCGTGGAAGCCTCCGCTGGGGATTTAACATGCCCCAAGTCTTTAAAAAGATAAGAATGGTCGGTCTGAGGAACATGTTCATGGTCACGATTATTACGGGGGTAGTGCTTTACCTTATCCGCCAGATACTTTTTGATGCACTCCACGAAATACCCTACTTGGGCTCTACTGTGGGAGAGTTAATAGGCACAGTTTTAATTGCTCCCTTCCTCCTGATAGTTACCACCCGTTTACTGGGACTAATCGATGTACAGGGGTAA